The Salinibaculum sp. SYNS191 genome has a window encoding:
- a CDS encoding YgaP family membrane protein codes for MERNVGGYDRIARFVLGPLLVVLVAAAFGGYVTIASGLFGAAILWAALLVGAVLIVTATTQICPLNSMLGINTYRGQSESAGSDAETEAGGERPT; via the coding sequence ATGGAGAGAAACGTCGGTGGCTACGACCGCATCGCCCGCTTCGTCCTCGGCCCGCTGCTCGTCGTGCTGGTGGCGGCCGCCTTCGGCGGCTACGTGACCATCGCGTCGGGGCTGTTCGGGGCCGCTATCCTCTGGGCCGCCCTGCTGGTCGGGGCCGTCCTCATCGTCACGGCGACGACGCAGATATGCCCGCTCAACAGCATGCTCGGCATCAACACGTACCGCGGCCAGTCCGAGTCCGCCGGCTCCGACGCAGAAACGGAGGCCGGCGGGGAGCGGCCGACGTAG
- a CDS encoding class I SAM-dependent methyltransferase — protein sequence MDRFQNTGQPDWDWWGRVWPTPGATLRRLGVAPGDTLAEVPCGNGYFALPAAQITDPGTVYALDVDESLLAELATLAEQQGIENVSPIQGDARDLTEHLPEPVDTVLVANTFHGIEDTAGFVREAFGALRPGGQFVVVNWQDRPREETTVTGEPRGPPTELRLSPGATESAVLDAAAFSLAELVELPPYHYALRFRRES from the coding sequence ATGGACCGATTCCAGAACACTGGTCAGCCGGACTGGGACTGGTGGGGCCGCGTCTGGCCGACGCCCGGTGCGACCCTCCGCCGTCTCGGTGTCGCGCCCGGCGACACCCTCGCCGAAGTGCCCTGTGGCAACGGCTACTTCGCGCTCCCCGCGGCCCAAATCACGGACCCGGGGACCGTGTACGCACTCGACGTCGACGAGTCGCTGCTGGCGGAACTGGCCACCCTCGCCGAGCAACAGGGCATCGAGAACGTCTCGCCCATCCAGGGCGACGCCCGGGACCTGACCGAGCACCTCCCGGAGCCCGTCGACACCGTTCTCGTCGCGAACACGTTCCACGGAATCGAGGACACGGCCGGATTCGTCCGGGAGGCCTTCGGCGCGCTCCGGCCCGGCGGCCAGTTCGTCGTCGTCAACTGGCAGGACCGCCCGCGCGAGGAGACGACGGTCACGGGCGAACCGCGCGGTCCGCCGACCGAACTGCGGCTGTCGCCCGGCGCGACGGAGTCGGCCGTCCTGGACGCCGCCGCGTTCTCCCTGGCGGAACTGGTCGAGTTGCCCCCGTACCACTACGCGCTCCGGTTTCGCCGGGAGTCCTGA
- a CDS encoding 3-hydroxyacyl-CoA dehydrogenase/enoyl-CoA hydratase family protein, with protein MELDDIQTITVLGAGTMGHGIAEVAALAGYDVRLRDIEEEIVQDGYDQIEWSLDKLAEKDIIGEDERDAAIESVEPVVDLEEAVDDADVVIEAIIEQMDIKKDVYQELDAAAPERTIFASNTSSLSITELSEVTDRPEQFCGMHFFNPPVQMDLVEVINGAHTAEETTDLVADLAESFGKTPVHVHKDEPGFVVNRILVPLMNEACWMVAEDFATIAEVDSTTKYDINLPMGAFELGDQVGNDVILHVLDYMHEVLGDAYEPSPLLQQKVDDEEYGKKTGKGFYDYEDGGVDVPMDAGREDVKNRLLAVMANEAGKLVEKDVAPVDSIDQAVKLGGGFPDGPAKMADDAGLDSLVEALEAAHEETGHERYAVSDGLRAAAEDGGFYGGDDDGDEVDFDTILVEYPAENVGQIVLDRPHQMNTVSPELIEEFDAALDLFEADDDVRAVLITGAGDRAFCAGADAVGMAGSANPIDAVDLMRTGQETWGRLEDLSMPVVAGIDGYALGGGMELATCADMRVASERSTFGQPEHNLGIMPGWGGTQRLKHLIGESRAKEVIFTCDHYDAETMAEYGFVNEVVDNDEFEDAALELAEDLAAGPPLAQEYTKKAFSAGRDDTDAGLEVEAQAMGHLIGSEDFLEGVSKMQSDDDPEFEGK; from the coding sequence ATGGAACTTGATGATATCCAGACCATCACGGTGCTTGGCGCGGGCACCATGGGACATGGTATCGCAGAGGTTGCCGCACTCGCCGGGTACGACGTTCGTCTTCGGGACATCGAGGAGGAAATCGTCCAGGACGGGTACGACCAGATAGAGTGGAGCCTGGACAAACTCGCCGAGAAGGACATCATCGGCGAGGACGAACGGGACGCGGCCATCGAGAGCGTCGAGCCCGTCGTCGACCTGGAGGAGGCTGTCGACGACGCGGACGTCGTCATCGAGGCCATCATCGAGCAGATGGACATCAAGAAGGACGTCTACCAGGAACTCGATGCGGCCGCGCCCGAGCGGACCATCTTCGCCTCGAACACGTCGAGTCTCTCCATCACAGAGCTGTCGGAGGTCACGGACCGCCCCGAGCAGTTCTGTGGCATGCACTTCTTCAACCCGCCCGTGCAGATGGACCTCGTCGAGGTCATCAACGGCGCGCACACCGCCGAGGAGACGACGGACCTCGTCGCGGACCTGGCGGAGTCCTTCGGCAAGACGCCGGTCCACGTCCACAAGGACGAACCGGGCTTCGTCGTCAACCGCATCCTCGTGCCGCTGATGAACGAGGCCTGCTGGATGGTCGCAGAGGACTTCGCCACCATCGCGGAAGTCGACTCCACCACGAAGTACGACATCAACCTCCCGATGGGTGCCTTCGAACTGGGCGACCAGGTCGGGAACGACGTCATCCTGCACGTCCTCGACTACATGCACGAGGTGCTGGGTGACGCCTACGAGCCCTCGCCGCTGCTCCAGCAGAAGGTTGACGACGAGGAGTACGGCAAGAAGACCGGCAAGGGCTTCTACGACTACGAGGACGGCGGCGTCGACGTGCCGATGGACGCGGGCCGCGAGGACGTGAAGAACCGGCTGCTCGCCGTCATGGCGAACGAGGCCGGCAAACTCGTCGAGAAGGACGTCGCGCCCGTCGACTCCATCGACCAGGCGGTCAAACTCGGCGGCGGCTTCCCGGACGGCCCGGCGAAGATGGCTGACGACGCCGGCCTGGACTCCCTCGTCGAGGCGCTCGAAGCGGCCCACGAGGAGACGGGCCACGAACGCTACGCGGTCAGCGACGGCCTGCGGGCGGCGGCCGAGGACGGCGGCTTCTACGGCGGCGACGACGACGGTGACGAGGTCGACTTCGACACCATCCTCGTCGAGTACCCCGCCGAGAACGTCGGGCAGATCGTCCTCGACCGGCCACACCAGATGAACACGGTCAGCCCCGAACTCATCGAGGAGTTCGACGCCGCGCTCGACCTGTTCGAGGCGGACGACGACGTGCGTGCCGTCCTCATCACCGGTGCCGGCGACCGCGCCTTCTGTGCCGGTGCCGACGCCGTCGGCATGGCCGGCAGCGCGAACCCCATCGACGCCGTCGACCTGATGCGGACCGGCCAGGAGACCTGGGGCCGCCTGGAGGACCTCTCGATGCCCGTCGTCGCCGGTATCGACGGGTACGCCCTCGGTGGCGGGATGGAACTCGCGACCTGTGCGGACATGCGCGTCGCCAGCGAGCGCTCGACGTTCGGCCAGCCCGAACACAACCTCGGCATCATGCCCGGCTGGGGCGGCACCCAGCGGCTCAAGCACCTCATCGGCGAGAGCCGCGCGAAGGAGGTCATCTTCACCTGCGACCACTACGACGCCGAGACGATGGCGGAGTACGGCTTCGTCAACGAGGTCGTCGACAACGACGAGTTCGAGGACGCCGCGCTCGAACTCGCCGAGGACCTCGCCGCCGGCCCGCCGCTGGCCCAGGAGTACACGAAGAAGGCATTCAGCGCCGGCCGTGACGACACCGACGCCGGACTCGAAGTCGAGGCGCAGGCGATGGGCCACCTCATCGGCTCGGAGGACTTCCTCGAAGGCGTCTCCAAGATGCAAAGCGACGACGACCCCGAGTTCGAAGGCAAGTAA
- a CDS encoding acyl-CoA dehydrogenase family protein, with translation MDFGLTDEQKQIRDEVRRFAENEVAPVAGEYDREEKYPHDVMEEAAKMGLTGANIPVEYGGAGYSTLEIALIIEELFAVDPGIGLCVTSAAFGGEAIMGFGTEEQKEEYLEPITRGEAVMGAAISEPDVGSDVSSVSTRAEKDGDEWVINGNKMWITNGSVGDYFVVMTQTDPDAEGRYNGFSQIIVESDRDGFTAEKITGKLGIRASDTAELIFDDVRVPEENLVGTRGGGFLQLMQFFDETRTAVAAQGVGIAKGAADRALDYAQEREQFGQQIGDFQAIQHKLADMHTRTEAARQLTYKSAWSVDNAEDQLTMLASMAKEYASRVATDVADEAVQIHGGAGYVDDFDVERLYRDSKITQIYEGTTEIQKNIIARELLGKGMV, from the coding sequence ATGGACTTCGGACTGACCGACGAACAGAAGCAAATCCGCGACGAGGTTCGGCGCTTCGCCGAGAACGAGGTGGCACCGGTCGCCGGCGAGTACGACCGCGAGGAGAAGTACCCCCACGACGTGATGGAGGAGGCGGCCAAGATGGGACTGACCGGGGCGAACATCCCCGTCGAGTACGGCGGTGCGGGCTACTCGACGCTGGAAATCGCACTCATCATCGAGGAACTGTTCGCCGTCGACCCCGGCATCGGACTGTGTGTCACCTCCGCCGCCTTCGGCGGCGAGGCCATCATGGGCTTCGGGACGGAGGAACAGAAAGAGGAGTACCTGGAGCCGATAACCCGCGGCGAGGCCGTCATGGGCGCGGCCATCAGCGAACCCGACGTGGGCTCGGACGTGTCGTCGGTCTCGACCCGCGCGGAGAAGGACGGCGACGAGTGGGTCATCAACGGCAACAAGATGTGGATAACCAACGGCTCGGTCGGCGACTACTTCGTCGTGATGACCCAGACCGACCCCGACGCTGAGGGTCGGTACAACGGCTTCTCGCAGATTATCGTCGAGTCCGACCGCGACGGCTTCACGGCCGAGAAGATAACCGGTAAGCTCGGTATCCGCGCGTCGGACACCGCGGAACTCATCTTCGACGACGTGCGCGTCCCGGAGGAGAACCTCGTCGGCACGCGCGGCGGCGGCTTCCTCCAGCTCATGCAGTTCTTCGACGAGACCCGCACCGCCGTCGCCGCACAGGGCGTCGGCATCGCGAAGGGCGCGGCCGACCGCGCGCTGGACTACGCCCAGGAGCGCGAGCAGTTCGGGCAGCAAATCGGCGACTTTCAGGCCATCCAGCACAAGCTCGCTGACATGCACACCCGGACGGAGGCCGCCCGACAGCTCACCTACAAGTCGGCCTGGAGCGTCGACAACGCGGAGGACCAGCTGACGATGCTGGCCTCCATGGCCAAGGAGTACGCCTCCCGGGTCGCGACGGACGTGGCCGACGAGGCCGTCCAGATTCACGGCGGCGCGGGCTACGTCGACGACTTCGACGTCGAGCGACTCTATCGCGACTCGAAGATAACCCAGATTTACGAGGGAACCACCGAGATACAGAAGAACATCATCGCCCGCGAACTGCTCGGCAAGGGCATGGTGTAA
- the rqcH gene encoding ribosome rescue protein RqcH, with protein MEPKRELTSVDLAALAGELGAYEGAGVDKAYLYEDGLLRLKLRHYERGRVEVLIDVGDTKHVRVADADNVPPAPERPPNFAMMLRNRLAGAELAGVEQFEFDRIMQFHFEREDDSTTVVAELFGDGNVAVLDGTGDVVDCLDTVRLKSRTVAPGAQYEFPDARFNPLSVDYDGFAARMHQSDTDVVRTLATQFNFGGLWGEELCTRAGVEKTQAIADTDEDDVRLLYETVGDLATALKSGDLDPRVYHEREDGEKGPRVDVTPVPMEEHADLYPEPFDRFTAALDDYFTNFEADHADQGQESTGRNRPDFEAQIEKQKRIIQQQQGAIEDFEDQAEAEREKAEALYAHYDLVDDVLSTVRAAREEGRAWEAIEERFAEGAEQGIAAAEAVRSLDGSEGTVTMDVGEHTVTLVVADGVEKNADRLYTEAKRIEDKKEGAEQAIAETRAELEAVEQRREEWEAGDADEADAEEESDEETEDVDWLGRASIPVRSDEQWYERFRWFHTSDGFLVIGGRDAEDNEAIVKKYLDRGDLFFHAQAHGGPATVLKATGPSEPADEDIEIPDRSKREAAQFAVSYSSVWKDGKFAGDVYMVGPDQVSKTPESGEYLEKGGFAIRGDRTYFEDTPVGVAVGITCEPETRVIGGPADPIVDRAETAIEVEPGKFAQNDIAKRLYREFRDRFADDSFVRKVASPDRIQEFLPPGGSRMVE; from the coding sequence ATGGAACCAAAGCGGGAACTGACGAGCGTCGACCTCGCGGCGCTCGCCGGCGAACTCGGTGCCTACGAGGGCGCTGGCGTCGACAAGGCCTACCTCTACGAGGACGGCCTGCTGCGGCTGAAACTCCGCCACTACGAGCGGGGTCGCGTCGAGGTGCTGATAGACGTCGGTGACACGAAACACGTCCGCGTCGCCGACGCCGACAACGTCCCGCCCGCCCCCGAGCGCCCGCCGAACTTCGCGATGATGCTGCGCAACCGGCTGGCGGGCGCGGAACTGGCCGGCGTCGAGCAGTTCGAGTTCGACCGCATCATGCAGTTTCACTTCGAGCGCGAGGACGACAGCACCACCGTCGTCGCGGAACTGTTCGGCGACGGCAACGTCGCGGTCCTCGACGGCACCGGCGACGTGGTCGACTGTCTCGACACCGTCCGGCTGAAGTCCCGGACCGTCGCGCCGGGCGCGCAGTACGAGTTCCCCGACGCGCGCTTCAACCCGCTGTCGGTCGACTACGACGGCTTCGCCGCCCGGATGCACCAGTCCGACACCGACGTCGTGCGGACGCTGGCGACGCAGTTCAACTTCGGCGGCCTCTGGGGCGAGGAACTGTGCACCCGTGCCGGCGTCGAGAAGACCCAGGCCATCGCCGACACCGACGAGGACGACGTCCGGCTTCTCTACGAGACGGTCGGCGACCTCGCGACCGCACTCAAGAGCGGGGACCTGGACCCGCGCGTCTACCACGAGCGGGAGGACGGCGAGAAGGGCCCGCGCGTCGACGTGACGCCGGTGCCGATGGAGGAACACGCCGACCTCTACCCGGAGCCGTTCGACCGCTTCACCGCCGCGCTGGACGACTACTTCACCAACTTCGAGGCGGACCACGCCGACCAGGGCCAGGAGTCGACCGGGCGCAACCGGCCCGACTTCGAGGCCCAGATAGAGAAACAGAAGCGCATCATCCAGCAACAGCAGGGCGCAATCGAGGACTTCGAGGACCAGGCCGAGGCCGAACGCGAGAAGGCCGAGGCGCTGTACGCTCACTACGACCTGGTCGACGACGTGCTGTCGACGGTGCGGGCGGCCCGCGAGGAGGGGCGTGCCTGGGAGGCCATCGAGGAGCGCTTCGCAGAGGGGGCCGAGCAGGGCATCGCCGCGGCGGAAGCGGTCCGGTCGCTGGACGGCAGCGAGGGAACGGTGACGATGGACGTGGGCGAGCACACGGTGACGCTGGTCGTCGCCGACGGCGTCGAGAAGAACGCCGACCGCCTCTACACCGAGGCCAAGCGCATCGAGGACAAGAAGGAGGGCGCAGAGCAGGCCATCGCCGAGACGCGCGCCGAACTGGAAGCCGTCGAGCAGCGCCGCGAGGAGTGGGAGGCCGGCGACGCGGACGAGGCGGACGCCGAGGAGGAATCGGACGAGGAGACCGAGGACGTCGACTGGCTCGGCCGGGCGTCCATTCCGGTCCGCAGCGACGAGCAGTGGTACGAGCGCTTTCGCTGGTTCCACACCAGCGACGGCTTCCTGGTCATCGGCGGCCGCGACGCCGAGGACAACGAGGCCATCGTCAAGAAGTACCTCGACCGGGGCGACCTGTTCTTCCACGCGCAGGCCCACGGCGGCCCCGCGACGGTGCTGAAGGCGACGGGACCGAGCGAACCCGCCGACGAGGACATCGAGATTCCCGACCGCTCGAAGCGGGAGGCCGCCCAGTTCGCCGTCTCCTACTCCTCGGTCTGGAAGGACGGCAAGTTCGCCGGCGACGTCTACATGGTCGGCCCGGACCAGGTCTCGAAGACGCCCGAGAGCGGCGAGTACCTGGAGAAGGGCGGGTTCGCCATCCGCGGCGACCGCACGTACTTCGAGGACACGCCGGTCGGCGTCGCCGTCGGCATCACCTGCGAACCCGAGACGCGGGTCATCGGCGGCCCAGCGGACCCCATCGTCGACCGCGCGGAGACGGCAATCGAGGTGGAACCAGGGAAGTTCGCACAGAACGACATCGCCAAGCGCCTCTACCGGGAGTTCCGCGACCGCTTCGCCGACGACTCCTTCGTCCGGAAGGTCGCCAGCCCGGACCGCATCCAGGAGTTCCTGCCGCCCGGTGGCAGTCGGATGGTGGAGTAG
- a CDS encoding MBL fold metallo-hydrolase, whose protein sequence is MVRELADGVWLLELGLVPPLASNAYLVEYRDALTLVDAGLFVNHPSIGSELAAAGYDASDIDRVLVTHYDIDHVGGLRSLTGFDGPVHVGAADLALADGSATPPLTHKGLFHRAVRPVWDLDGFDVVPVADGDRIGGFTAHHTPGHNPGHTVYVHDDLGLALLGDLVWEDGGTLTTPEWYDSYDMAQLRASVRALVDRLPAFEVAAMGHGDPILTGGHAALADLATRC, encoded by the coding sequence ATGGTCAGGGAACTCGCCGACGGCGTCTGGCTGCTGGAACTCGGCCTCGTCCCGCCGCTGGCCTCGAACGCCTACCTCGTCGAGTATCGTGATGCTCTCACCCTGGTCGACGCCGGCCTGTTCGTCAATCACCCCTCCATCGGGAGCGAACTCGCCGCCGCCGGCTACGACGCGAGCGACATCGACCGCGTGCTCGTCACTCACTACGACATCGACCACGTCGGCGGCCTGCGCTCGCTGACCGGCTTCGACGGGCCGGTCCACGTCGGCGCGGCCGACCTGGCACTCGCCGACGGCTCCGCGACGCCGCCGCTGACCCACAAGGGGCTGTTCCACCGCGCCGTCAGGCCCGTCTGGGACCTCGACGGCTTCGACGTGGTCCCGGTCGCGGACGGCGACCGCATCGGCGGGTTCACCGCCCACCACACGCCCGGGCACAACCCCGGACACACCGTCTACGTCCACGACGACCTGGGGCTGGCGTTGCTGGGCGACCTGGTCTGGGAGGACGGCGGCACCCTGACCACGCCGGAGTGGTACGACTCCTACGACATGGCACAGCTCCGGGCGAGCGTCCGGGCGCTGGTCGACCGGCTCCCCGCGTTCGAGGTGGCCGCGATGGGCCACGGCGACCCGATACTCACCGGCGGGCACGCGGCGCTCGCCGACCTCGCGACGCGGTGCTGA
- a CDS encoding zinc-dependent metalloprotease encodes MSLYRSVRAVTGASGDGPVDWDAVADAAKAATEPGDLDLDGAERAAYATDVRDARDRIRAVAALDFHLPDTVEIQNRHHWMDRNVATFERVMAPVESQAQYIPGVARVLNTGSMAVALSFLANNVLGQYDPLLLADGDDHALYFVRPNITRVADSLDVDYPRFRRWIAFHEVAHAAEFGAAPWLPEYLESSMEEAIEHLAEGSIDRERLGRLDTAMTAVEGYAELVMDRAFDGEFADLRAKLDERRQGRGPLQRLIRRVLGLSMKRRQYERGKDFFDTVVDASDIETAGRVWESPETLPTDEELDNPRAWLARVA; translated from the coding sequence ATGAGTCTCTATCGAAGCGTTCGCGCCGTCACGGGTGCCAGCGGCGACGGGCCCGTCGACTGGGACGCCGTCGCCGACGCCGCGAAGGCGGCGACAGAGCCCGGCGACCTCGACCTGGACGGCGCCGAGCGGGCGGCCTACGCTACCGACGTCCGCGACGCTCGCGACCGCATCCGGGCGGTGGCCGCGCTCGATTTCCACCTGCCGGACACCGTCGAGATACAGAACCGCCACCACTGGATGGACAGGAACGTCGCCACCTTCGAGCGGGTGATGGCACCCGTCGAGTCACAGGCCCAGTACATCCCCGGCGTCGCCCGGGTGCTCAACACCGGGTCGATGGCCGTCGCGCTCTCCTTTCTCGCGAACAACGTCCTCGGCCAGTACGACCCGCTGTTGCTCGCCGACGGCGACGACCACGCGCTGTACTTCGTCCGGCCGAACATCACGCGCGTCGCGGACTCTCTCGACGTGGACTATCCGCGCTTTCGCCGCTGGATAGCCTTCCACGAAGTCGCCCACGCCGCCGAGTTCGGCGCTGCCCCCTGGTTGCCGGAGTACCTCGAATCCTCGATGGAGGAGGCCATCGAACACCTCGCGGAGGGTTCCATCGACCGGGAACGCCTCGGCCGCCTCGACACGGCGATGACGGCCGTCGAGGGGTACGCGGAACTCGTGATGGACCGGGCGTTCGACGGCGAGTTCGCGGACCTCCGCGCGAAACTCGACGAGCGGCGACAGGGTCGCGGCCCGCTCCAGCGGCTCATCCGCCGCGTCCTGGGCCTGAGTATGAAACGCCGCCAGTACGAACGCGGCAAGGACTTCTTCGACACTGTCGTCGACGCGAGCGACATCGAGACCGCCGGACGGGTCTGGGAGTCGCCGGAGACGCTGCCGACCGACGAGGAACTCGACAATCCCCGGGCGTGGCTGGCCCGGGTTGCCTGA
- a CDS encoding M20/M25/M40 family metallo-hydrolase — MDENRRAFLDDLLSTATPSGFETAGQRTWVAYVSEFADEVRTDDYGNAVAIVEGGDTEVALAGHGDEIGFMVRDVEDSGMIRMTPIGGSDRTISKGQHVRIHTDDGPVPGVVGQTAIHLRDPEEDKVDDIEEQHVDIGVEDGEAAEELVEVGDPITFDQTISDLAGERVAARGLDNRIGIWAAAEGLRRAAERGPEATVYAVSTVQEELGLQGAKMVGFDLAPDAVVATDVTHATDAPGTPSGKETGLELGAGPVVARGSANHPKVVSAVREAAAEADIDVQLQATGSRTGTDADAFFTSRGGIPSLNLGVPNRYMHTPVEVLDLEDLDATADLLAEFALSAHDQEFSVDI, encoded by the coding sequence ATGGACGAGAACCGTCGCGCGTTCCTGGACGACCTGCTCTCGACTGCGACCCCCTCCGGCTTCGAGACGGCCGGACAGCGAACCTGGGTAGCGTACGTCTCCGAGTTCGCCGACGAGGTACGGACCGACGACTACGGCAACGCCGTCGCCATCGTGGAGGGCGGCGACACCGAAGTGGCGCTGGCGGGCCACGGCGACGAGATCGGGTTCATGGTCCGGGACGTCGAGGACAGCGGGATGATTCGGATGACACCCATCGGCGGCTCCGACCGGACGATCTCGAAGGGACAGCACGTCCGGATTCACACGGACGACGGTCCCGTACCCGGTGTGGTCGGACAGACGGCCATCCACCTCCGGGACCCCGAGGAGGACAAGGTCGACGACATCGAGGAGCAACACGTCGACATCGGTGTCGAGGACGGCGAGGCAGCCGAGGAACTCGTCGAGGTCGGCGACCCGATCACCTTCGACCAGACCATCTCCGACCTGGCGGGCGAACGCGTCGCCGCCCGGGGACTGGACAACCGCATCGGTATCTGGGCGGCCGCCGAGGGACTCCGCCGCGCGGCCGAGCGCGGCCCCGAGGCGACCGTCTACGCCGTCTCGACGGTCCAGGAGGAACTCGGCCTCCAGGGCGCGAAGATGGTCGGGTTCGACCTCGCCCCGGACGCCGTCGTCGCCACGGACGTGACCCACGCGACGGACGCGCCGGGGACGCCAAGCGGCAAGGAGACCGGGCTCGAACTCGGCGCGGGACCGGTCGTCGCCCGCGGGAGCGCGAACCACCCGAAGGTCGTCTCGGCAGTCCGCGAGGCCGCCGCCGAGGCCGACATCGACGTGCAGTTGCAGGCCACCGGGAGCCGCACCGGGACCGACGCCGACGCCTTCTTCACCTCGCGGGGCGGGATTCCGTCGCTGAACCTCGGCGTCCCCAACCGCTACATGCACACCCCCGTCGAGGTGCTGGACCTGGAGGACCTGGACGCGACGGCGGACCTGCTCGCCGAGTTCGCGCTCTCGGCGCACGACCAGGAGTTCTCGGTCGACATCTGA
- a CDS encoding winged helix-turn-helix domain-containing protein encodes MVERSGPGTGDGEGILPEHSILSLSEYLDMQRAIGNETRFRVLDHLVDEGARSASELKQALDVESNTLHYYLDTLVDVGLVENRKRSEPDSDGLHSYYRATSLGEGILTHGVRELMREEWDLLDAYGR; translated from the coding sequence ATGGTAGAGCGGAGCGGACCAGGGACCGGCGACGGCGAGGGCATCCTGCCCGAGCACAGCATCCTGTCGCTTTCGGAGTATCTGGACATGCAACGAGCAATCGGGAACGAGACGCGGTTCCGGGTTCTCGACCACCTCGTCGACGAAGGGGCTCGGAGTGCCAGTGAACTGAAACAGGCACTCGACGTCGAATCGAACACCCTTCACTATTACCTCGACACGCTCGTCGACGTCGGGCTCGTCGAGAACCGCAAGCGTAGCGAACCCGACAGCGATGGCCTGCACTCCTACTATCGAGCCACCTCACTGGGCGAGGGAATCCTCACTCACGGCGTCCGCGAACTGATGCGCGAGGAGTGGGACCTGCTGGACGCCTACGGCAGGTAG
- a CDS encoding COX15/CtaA family protein: MVLGAYTSAIGAGLSCPDWPTCYGTWVPFLHSGVVADAPYTAVQIFAEWVHRGLAFALGFLILGTVIAAWRWQRDRRLVVGAATLAVALLPLQVYLGRLTVTELLQPVVVTGHLSVALLILLALSTATVGSWFGERTDAAVGGE; this comes from the coding sequence ATGGTGCTGGGGGCGTACACCAGCGCCATCGGTGCGGGGCTGTCCTGCCCGGACTGGCCGACCTGCTACGGGACGTGGGTCCCATTCCTCCACTCCGGCGTCGTCGCCGACGCGCCCTACACCGCCGTACAGATATTCGCCGAGTGGGTCCACCGCGGGCTCGCCTTCGCGCTCGGCTTCCTCATTCTGGGAACGGTCATCGCCGCCTGGCGCTGGCAGCGCGACCGGCGGCTCGTCGTCGGCGCGGCCACGCTCGCCGTCGCTTTGCTCCCGCTACAGGTGTACCTCGGCCGACTGACGGTGACGGAACTACTCCAGCCGGTCGTCGTGACCGGCCACCTCAGCGTCGCCCTGCTCATCCTGCTGGCGCTCTCGACCGCGACGGTGGGAAGCTGGTTCGGCGAGCGAACTGACGCCGCTGTCGGTGGTGAGTGA
- a CDS encoding LSM domain-containing protein, whose protein sequence is MSDHGNRPLDVLEASVGEAVTVHLKGGEIYEGVLAGYDQHMNLVVEEGEDTTIIRGDNVVSINP, encoded by the coding sequence ATGAGCGACCACGGGAACAGACCGCTGGACGTGCTGGAGGCATCCGTCGGAGAGGCCGTCACGGTCCATCTGAAGGGCGGGGAGATATACGAGGGCGTCCTCGCGGGGTACGACCAGCACATGAATCTGGTCGTCGAAGAGGGCGAAGACACAACGATTATACGCGGCGATAACGTCGTCTCCATCAACCCATGA
- a CDS encoding 50S ribosomal protein L37e — protein MTGAGTPSQGKKNTTTHVKCRRCGEKSYHKKKKVCSSCGFGKSAKRRGYEWQSKE, from the coding sequence ATGACTGGTGCAGGAACCCCGAGCCAGGGCAAGAAGAACACCACGACACACGTCAAGTGTCGCCGCTGTGGCGAGAAGTCGTATCACAAGAAGAAGAAGGTCTGTTCGTCGTGCGGATTCGGGAAGTCGGCAAAGCGCCGCGGCTACGAGTGGCAAAGTAAAGAGTAA